In one Thunnus maccoyii chromosome 12, fThuMac1.1, whole genome shotgun sequence genomic region, the following are encoded:
- the xirp1 gene encoding xin actin-binding repeat-containing protein 1 isoform X1, with product MADAARKITVTQSSHDEDDLPLPPPPPVPPRPLDYEVPSSLSSLPVPPPKETFSTFYQQRQKSELKRLFKHIHPDLRGSLDDAVDDEIMKAVQSENTQAADAAHQCEVQSMRWIFENWTLDNIGDPHSTKKLLDEEDLTGGDVRGTSSMFEHIDSPQQISGAKRQTSVRGDVRTSTWLFETQPLDSLNKSQREEGELVEAVLKEPIQPGDVSGTRLLFESKTVSDLGRCNSIEDHDFLKLRSELQEQKGDVQKTVKLFQAEPCCAIRDKSGNIHEIKSICREEIKSGNTSTARWLFETQPLDLINKGTDGVKIIRGISLEEGHGGGVDRKRWMFETQSLDTIQEVVGVDKFEGMVADCTGEADVVNKRKLFEMQPLAALKGDSEEKTLEKEEIIGGDVKTSMWLFETQPMETLNDSYEVGRLKKITLSADEQGAVKGKKQIFESCSIQQNTSFKEQEIEKGDVKGFKHLFETIPLSKIARSDEEICEKENDISAGNVKGNKALFEATPLYAIKDSSGNFHKVTTVSREEFIKGRVQNYKWMFETKPLDEVAEGKGNVEVIKGITRQEDTIGDVKMAKWLFETQTIDGIHSKFNQTEQSASVEEESRKGDVKTCKWLFETQPMDILYDKSEKVNDKEAIDNTNVKSITWLFESQPLDSIKDGEEYNLKLCSTIQDSFKSEVGVQTVKHLFETETLDRIRKDANSEQDVRRVSQVNFQSGDVSRVKELFESQSLDEIGSEVVTTSDEQNQDEHIQKGSVHKFTWLFENCSMNKINKDDDDANIQRVSDAESGDVQNKKFIFETSSLDKIHDQPLEQQSVCEEEPVSDVDVKSSTMMFESLPLYAIKDKEGLFHEVTTVKKEEVMSGDVRGARWMFETKPLDAIKAENEVYVIRAVTQEDVKKGDVKSARWKFETQPLDSLTSRDEPSVRVIEDFGSSSVQLNKQIFESEQSCQKFVRMVSVTDVQHGDVRTSTWLFENQPIDSLRGEPQEQSPVKTVHREDSQTGDVKRCTWLFESQPLDKIKESEDTSVQGVEEEIPKADVKCTTWLFETTPLDKITATSVVDTLSYLYQMTFVHSSGIIIEANENKNVSMAKYQLESNTGVQIQKEEVVGGNIRNIMLQLLLKPTLKTQVTLLREVETGKVNTTVVELPVYQSASTINLERDQRIQNIVQMIDELLVQDKNLKKGIIMQETADGQAEMSVYSLICHCETKTESHVIEKGDVKSTIGNLLATANSQRTAASCRVDENEKGNVNLYKSCIEKGDLHYLKSLQAEALGDEVDHNLLAKEHIEIVQGDVREAKRSLCQQKEQVERTISDVLPGDVKNTKRVFTSDCSLTVENCIPKEEIIPGDISSAKQQLAVKQPIMVEKEEIVAGDIKATLQSLERAKQQSMCVEREIIIPGTIYEMDMSAKGPETEGSQAQKEMIISGDVKAAKKSLEMAKQQSMHVEREVIVPGKIYNLNVSAQEESSSAVTQSSSSSRCQQIKTYPKVSGAVKDQDSHVSFKACQQGEISQSAAIVSNCAPVSLLPFVSCECNGLTTEDETEDVVRGDVKAAIRSLQSAATEQKLLDKEDIVRGNVQLALQSLEKSSVNVSKGDFKAAMIYRNSGRACSERSKQCVVVSMPPSDTKLSPSISVTCEGQPTITTQNSTPNPVANGNSKSSGSEGVTPPPLPQKTSEKLQDQKPALPPKPQWTKSVVVEDPHISLPLEVSCPVKDNVKSAVIPPNAKQSNQFPIYKLQENTTHSKINKDTLHETYHQRFADEAVQDSNQTNECLPMDSKPHEIKKKKNTAPPTGNKSNSRAMTSNSAELEMERNVIQKINAAEEIQMCMKNYAEDAKHEMNMSLQAALQNFERKDSEPLDKRVPLLSKKVKVTNFGDNKRTDKTTAQQQKSYPKPTEKQHSKTDEQMSETNCTVEACHKRQNDFNEKQQKYEDKVVLRKKKVKTETETEDERRQRLSVHKEEIMKGNVKAAMEIFENLRKREELKGILSQVQEMEGETSDVDVSSLKTLYENVPAWIATPSRNAKQSKMEEKKVEVETQDDDLESISSVETAFEDLEKASKEIMNLKEQTLAKLLDIEEAIKKALYSVSNLKSEADIAGLSGLFDESLKSEQNLQPANNIRKISIVSSKAKSGQIKEMTDGNLQTVSDSSSSKQEVPRQVHNKPLIRQSSSQSSPSFISIHSAARKPAEQPKSPMSTFKPKTDSNCQSCHDANSDLGQESAAAESSKDAHTPAQRKVSVLEVKTVPEQPVGIIGTKTVSETYEETDGFGNVFVSSVTSTFVTKQSDSKSSALFEVVGSPARYEVVTSPLLRRSGRPFEDKVLSNAKEKGKVFVTFSQPMEKQ from the coding sequence atGGCTGACGCAGCCAGGAAAATCACAGTTACACAATCATCTCATGATGAAGACGACCTACCtctccccccacctcctcctgtgCCACCAAGACCCCTTGACTATGAAGTTCCTTCATCATTAAGTAGCCTCCCTGTGCCTCCACCTAAAGAAACCTTCTCCACCTTCTATCAGCAACGGCAGAAGAGTGAGCTGAAGAGGCTCTTTAAACACATCCACCCAGACCTTCGGGGAAGTCTTGATGATGCTGTGGATGATGAGATAATGAAAGCAGTGCAGTCAGAAAACACCCAGGCAGCGGATGCAGCTCATCAGTGTGAAGTGCAGTCAATGAGGTGGATCTTTGAGAATTGGACTCTGGACAATATCGGGGATCCTCATTCAACCAAGAAGCTGCTGGATGAGGAGGACTTAACTGGTGGAGATGTCAGAGGCACCTCTTCCATGTTTGAGCACATTGACAGCCCACAGCAAATTTCAGGGGCTAAAAGACAGACCTCAGTCAGAGGGGATGTGAGAACATCAACATGGCTGTTTGAGACCCAGCCGTTAGATTccttaaataaatcacaaagagaagaaggagaactGGTTGAAGCAGTGCTGAAAGAGCCCATCCAGCCAGGAGATGTGAGTGGGACTCGGTTGCTTTTTGAGTCAAAAACAGTGAGTGACTTGGGACGCTGCAATTCCATAGAAGACCATGACTTCCTGAAACTGAGGTCTGAACTCCAGGAACAGAAAGGAGATGTCCAGAAGACTGTGAAACTCTTCCAGGCAGAACCTTGCTGTGCCATCAGAGACAAAAGCGGCAATATCCATGAGATTAAATCCATCTGCAGGGAAGAGATCAAAAGCGGCAACACCAGCACTGCCCGTTGGCTTTTTGAAACCCAGCCTTTGGACCTGATTAATAAGGGAACTGATGGAGTGAAAATAATTCGGGGTATATCTTTGGAAGAGGGGCACGGCGGAGGAGTTGACCGAAAGAGGTGGATGTTTGAAACTCAGTCTCTTGACACAATACAAGAAGTTGTGGGAGTAGACAAGTTTGAAGGAATGGTGGCTGACTGCACAGGAGAGGCCGATGTTGTCAACAAGAGGAAGCTCTTTGAAATGCAACCCCTGGCAGCACTGAAAGGGGACTCTGAAGAAAAGACTTtggaaaaggaagaaataatTGGGGGAGATGTCAAGACTTCTATGTGGCTGTTTGAAACTCAGCCCATGGAGACTCTTAATGATAGCTATGAAGTTGGGCGTCTGAAGAAAATCACCCTCTCAGCTGATGAACAAGGAGCGGTAAAaggcaaaaaacaaatatttgagaGCTGCAGTATTCAACAGAACACCTCATTCAAAGAACAAGAAATTGAAAAGGGCGATGTTAAGGGATTCAAACATCTTTTTGAAACAATTCCTCTGAGTAAAATCGCCCGCTCTGATGAGGAGATTTGTGAGAAGGAAAATGACATCTCAGCAGGAAATGTAAAAGGCAACAAAGCTTTGTTTGAGGCTACTCCTTTATATGCAATAAAAGACAGCTCTGGCAATTTCCATAAAGTCACAACAGTCAGCCGAGAGGAATTCATCAAAGGGAGGGTCCAAAACTATAAGTGGATGTTCGAGACCAAGCCTTTAGACGAGGTTGCAGAGGGAAAAGGAAATGTTGAGGTAATCAAAGGCATCACCAGACAGGAGGATACAATAGGTGATGTCAAGATGGCAAAGTGGCTTTTTGAAACCCAGACAATAGATGGGATCCATTCCAAGTTCAACCAAACAGAGCAAAGCGCTTCTGTTGAAGAGGAGTCTCGTAAAGGTGATGTCAAGACCTGTAAATGGTTATTTGAGACACAACCGATGGACATTTTGTATGACAAATCAGAAAAAGTGAATGATAAAGAAGCCATTGACAATACCAACGTCAAGTCCATCACTTGGCTTTTTGAATCACAGCCTCTAGACAGCATCAAAGATGGCGAAGAGTACAACTTGAAGCTCTGCAGCACCATACAGGATTCTTTCAAATCAGAGGTTGGTGTTCAAACAGTCAAGCATCTTTTTGAAACAGAAACCTTAGACAGAATAAGAAAGGACGCAAACTCAGAACAAGATGTGAGACGTGTCAGCCAAGTTAACTTTCAGTCAGGAGATGTCTCACGAGTCAAAGAACTTTTTGAATCCCAGTCCCTCGATGAAATTGGATCAGAAGTGGTGACAACATCCGATGAACAGAATCAAGATGAACACATCCAGAAAGGATCAGTACATAAATTCACTTGGTTGTTTGAGAACTGTTCCATGAACAAGATTAACAAGGATGACGATGACGCAAACATACAGAGAGTCAGTGATGCTGAAAGTGGTGATGTACAAAACAAGAAGTTTATATTTGAAACCTCCTCATTGGACAAAATCCATGACCAACCGCTTGAACAGCAGTCAGTCTGTGAGGAAGAACCTGTGAGCGATGTTGATGTGAAGTCAAGCACCATGATGTTTGAGTCCTTGCCACTGTATGCCATCAAGGACAAAGAGGGGCTGTTTCATGAGGTGACAACTGTGAAAAAAGAGGAGGTAATGAGTGGTGACGTGAGAGGAGCAAGGTGGATGTTTGAGACAAAGCCTCTTGATGCCATCAAGGCAGAGAATGAAGTTTATGTAATCCGAGCTGTCACTCAAGAGGATGTCAAGAAAGGAGATGTCAAATCAGCCAGATGGAAGTTTGAGACACAACCTTTGGACTCCCTTACCAGTCGAGATGAGCCTTCTGTCAGGGTCATTGAAGACTTTGGAAGCAGTAGTGTGCAGCTCAATAAACAGATATTTGAATCTGAGCAGTCATGCCAGAAGTTTGTGAGAATGGTTAGTGTCACTGATGTCCAGCACGGTGATGTCAGGACCTCCACCTGGCTCTTTGAGAATCAACCCATCGACAGTCTGAGAGGGGAACCTCAAGAGCAAAGTCCAGTAAAAACAGTCCATAGGGAAGACAGCCAGACAGGAGATGTGAAACGCTGCACTTGGCTGTTTGAATCACAGCCACTGGACAAGATCAAGGAGTCTGAAGATACCTCAGTGCAAGGTGTTGAGGAAGAGATACCAAAAGCTGATGTGAAGTGCACTACCTGGCTCTTTGAGACCACGCCACTGGATAAAATTACCGCTACCAGTGTTGTTGATACCCTGTCATATCTATATCAAATGACTTTTGTTCACTCAAGTGGCATCATAATAGAAGCCAACGAGAATAAGAATGTTAGCATGGCAAAATATCAGCTTGAAAGCAACACAGGTGTGCAGATCCAGAAAGAGGAGGTTGTTGGGGGCAACATCAGGAACATCATGTTGCAACTCTTACTCAAACCAACCCTAAAGACTCAAGTTACTCTTCTCAGAGAAGTGGAGACGGGGAAAGTGAACACCACAGTAGTAGAACTTCCAGTCTACCAGTCTGCCTCAACTATCAACCTTGAGAGGGATCAAAGAATACAAAACATTGTCCAAATGATTGATGAATTGCTTGTTCAAGATAAGAATTTGAAGAAAGGAATCATAATGCAAGAGACTGCTGATGGACAAGCAGAGATGTCAGTGTATTCACTCATCTGTCATTGTGAAACCAAAACCGAGAGTCACGTTATAGAAAAAGGAGATGTAAAGTCTACTATCGGAAACCTGTTAGCTACTGCCAACAGCCAGAGGACTGCAGCATCGTGTAGAgtggatgaaaatgaaaagggaAATGTGAACTTGTACAAAAGTTGCATTGAGAAAGGAGATCTGCACTACCTGAAAAGTCTTCAGGCTGAGGCATTAGGAGATGAAGTTGATCACAACCTTCTGGCTAAGGAACACATTGAAATAGTGCAGGGTGATGTGAGGGAAGCAAAGAGAAGTCTCTGTCAGCAAAAAGAGCAGGTAGAGCGAACCATTTCTGATGTTTTGCCAGGGGATGTAAAGAACACCAAAAGAGTTTTTACATCAGATTGCTCTCTCACTGTTGAAAACTGTATTCCAAAGGAAGAAATAATCCCTGGGGATATCTCATCAGCAAAGCAACAACTTGCAGTGAAGCAACCAATCATGgtagaaaaagaggaaattgtGGCTGGAGACATCAAGGCAACATTGCAGTCACTAGAACGTGCAAAGCAACAAAGCATGTGTGTGGAGAGGGAGATCATTATACCTGGAACTATCTATGAAATGGACATGTCAGCCAAAGGTCCTGAAACAGAAGGAAGCCAAGCACAAAAAGAAATGATCATATCCGGAGATGTgaaagcagctaaaaagtcCCTTGAAATGGCTAAGCAGCAAAGCATGCATGTGGAGCGGGAAGTCATTGTCCCCGGAAAAATATACAACCTGAATGTCTCAGCACAAGAGGAAAGCTCCTCAGCAGTGACCcaatcttcttcttcctccagatGCCAGCAAATCAAGACTTATCCAAAGGTCAGTGGTGCAGTGAAAGATCAGGACAGCCATGTTTCGTTTAAGGCTTGCCAACAGGGTGAAATATCACAAAGTGCAGCTATAGTCAGTAATTGTGCACCAGTCTCACTGCTACCTTTTGTAAGTTGTGAGTGTAATGGTCTGACAACAGAAGACGAGACAGAAGATGTTGTTAGAGGAGATGTGAAGGCAGCAATTAGGTCTCTGCAGAGTGCAGCAACAGAGCAGAAGCTTCTAGATAAAGAAGATATTGTAAGAGGTAATGTGCAACTGGCTTTGCAATCTCTTGAGAAGTCTAGTGTAAATGTATCCAAAGGAGACTTTAAAGCAGCAATGATATACAGGAATTCAGGGAGGGCTTGTTCAGAGAGGAGCAAGCAGTGTGTTGTGGTGTCTATGCCTCCATCTGACACAAAATTGTCTCCTTCAATTTCAGTAACCTGTGAAGGACAACCAACCATTACAACACAGAATTCAACACCCAACCCTGTAGCAAATGGAAACTCTAAATCATCCGGTTCTGAAGGTGTAACTCCACCTCCACTTCCTCAAAAGACAAGTGAGAAACTACAGGACCAGAAGCCAGCTTTACCACCAAAGCCACAATGGACAAAATCAGTAGTTGTGGAAGACCCGCATATTTCACTACCCCTGGAAGTCTCTTGCCCTGTTAAAGACAATGTAAAAAGTGCAGTGATTCCTCCAAATGCAAAACAAAGCAATCAGTTTCCTATATATAAACtgcaagaaaacacaacacatagcAAAATCAATAAAGACACCTTACATGAAACATACCACCAAAGGTTTGCAGATGAAGCAGTTCAAGactcaaatcaaacaaatgaatgtCTACCAATGGACTCCAAGCCTCATGAaatcaagaagaaaaagaacacaGCACCGCCTACAGGGAACAAATCAAATAGCCGAGCAATGACATCAAACAGTGCTGAATtggaaatggagagaaatgtAATACAGAAAATCAATGCAGCTGAGGAGATACAGATGTGCATGAAGAATTATGCAGAAGACGCTAAACACGAAATGAACATGAGCTTGCAGGCTGCTCTACAGAACTTTGAAAGAAAGGACAGTGAGCCTCTGGACAAAAGAGTTCCTTTGTTGTCCAAGAAGGTAAAAGTAACAAATTTTGGAGACAATAAACGGACTGACAAAACCACTgctcaacaacaaaaatcatatCCCAAACCTACcgaaaaacaacacagcaagACTGATGAGCAAATGTCAGAGACCAACTGTACAGTTGAAGCATGCCATAAACGGCAAAATGACTTCaatgaaaagcaacaaaaatatGAGGATAaagttgttttaagaaagaagaaagtaaagacagagacagagacagaggatgaaCGACGACAGAGGCTCTCTGTCCACAAAGAGGAGATCATGAAAGGAAATGTGAAGGCAGCCATGGAAATTTTTGAAAATTTAAGGAAACGAGAGGAACTCAAGGGAATCCTGTCTCAGGTgcaagagatggagggagaaacCAGCGATGTAGACGTTAGCTCCTTGAAGACATTATATGAGAATGTCCCTGCTTGGATAGCTACACCAAGTAGAAATGCAAAGCAAagtaaaatggaggaaaagaaagttGAAGTAGAGACACAGGATGATGATCTAGAAAGCATCTCCTCGGTTGAGACTGCATTTGAAGATTTGGAAAAAGCAAGCAAGGAAATAATGAATCTGAAGGAACAGACATTAGCGAAACTTCTTGACATTGAAGAGGCAATTAAAAAAGCTCTTTACTCTGTCTCCAATCTGAAATCTGAGGCTGACATTGCAGGCTTGTCAGGACTATTTGATGAATCTTTAAAATCAGAGCAAAATCTTCAACCTGCCAACAACATCAGGAAAATAAGTATTGTGTCAAGCAAGGCCAAATCAGGTCAAATCAAAGAGATGACAGACGGGAATCTGCAGACAGTTTCAGATTCAAGTTCTTCCAAGCAAGAAGTTCCCAGACAAGTACACAATAAACCACTCATAAGACAGTCATCTTCCCAGTCCTCCCCATCATTCATCTCCATTCACTCAGCTGCTAGAAAGCCTGCCGAACAACCAAAGTCACCCATGTCAACgtttaaaccaaaaacagacAGTAATTGTCAAAGTTGTCATGATGCAAATAGTGATCTAGGACAAGAGTCTGCGGCTGCCGAGTCTTCAAAAGATGCTCACACCCCTGCACAGCGCAAGGTCAGTGTGCTCGAGGTCAAAACAGTTCCGGAGCAACCTGTTGGAATAATTGGCACAAAGACTGTAAGTGAAACATATGAAGAGACCGATGGCTTTGGAAACGTATTTGTTTCCTCTGTGACATCAACATTTGTCACCAAACAGTCTGACAGTAAGTCATCTGCTCTGTTTGAAGTGGTTGGGAGTCCAGCCAGGTATGAAGTCGTGACATCCCCATTACTGCGAAGATCTGGTCGCCCTTTTGAAGATAAGGTGTTGAGCAACGCCAAGGAGAAAGGGAAGGTGTTTGTAACATTTAGCCAACCAAtggaaaagcaataa